AACACCGTCTGCGTCGAGCCCAGCACGACGGCCACCACGTACATCGGCCATAAGGCGGCGAGGTCATCGGCCACCAGGAGTGCGAACCCCAGGATCGCCGCCGCCCGCACGAGATCGCTGAAGATCATCAGGGCCCGGCGTCGCATCCGATCCGCCGCGACTCCGGAGAACAGGATGACCAGTGCCGCAGGCAGCACGGTGGCGACCTTGAGCGCGGCGACGGCCTTCTCGTCGGAGGTCAGCTGGACGGCGAGCAGCTGGATGGCGGGCAGATAGAGACCGGTGCCGAGCGCGGAGATCCCGGTGGCCGCGAGCAGCGCGAGGAAGCTTCGATTCCGCGTGAGCGGAGGCTCTGCTCGGGCGGCACCGCTGCTGGTCACTGACTCGGCTTTCGTGAAGACAGGGGCGGCGTCCCCGCTGCGAACGACATCGTCTCCCGTGTCGCGAGACAGGGCGCGGCCGAGACGAATCAGGGCGATGTCGAGGATCGGCGCGGTGGCCGATCGGCGTCGGTGCGTCCGATCAAGGGCGGTGCCTGATCAAGGGCCGTGTCAGGCGACGTCCGGGTCAGAACAACGGCTCCGAACAGGGGCCGTATCCGAACAACGGCGTGTCCGATCAGGCCCGATCAGGGGGAAGTCGTGGTGACGGTGCTCAAGTCATGCCTCAACTCCGGTGCTCACGGCCACGGGATGTCAGTCTCCCGAAAGCAGGCGCCACAAGCTGATCACACTACGGAGCAGGCATCGACGCACGCAAGGGTCGAGACGGTCTAGCGCGGTGGGCTCTCTGGCCCAGCTGACGTCGCTGACCTGCGATGTTCGTTACCTGGCCGGACGTGCGCGGCCGCGCAGGCCGCAGACCCTCGTGCTTGACCTCCAGTCGAGTGGAGCTTGCATCCTCTCGTCCGTGACGGACATCGGAGCAGGCGGAGCCGGGCGCATCCGTATCTGGGACTCGAAACCTTTCCGCAGACTCTGGATCACCGGCCTGTTCAGCTCGCTGACCCAGTGGACGATGCAGATCGCCCTGACGGTCGGGGTGCTGGCGTCCCATTCGGGCTCGACGCTCGCCTGGATGCTGCTGGCGGGCACCGTGCCGGGCCTGCTGATCGGACCGTTCGCGGGTGCGGTCGTCGACCACCGTGATCCCCGCCGGGTGGCCTGCGTCGGGCTCGCCGTCCAAGCCGTGATGACGCTGGGCATGGGGTTCTTACTCGACCACTCGCTCGTCGCCGTCGCCTGCTGCCACGCGACGGCCTCCATCGCGCATCGGTTCCCGCCGATCGCCCTGCAGCGGCTGCGCTACGCGGCGTTGGACGAGACGCGGTGGCCGCTGGCCAACGCCGCCGTGTCCCGCATCATGGCCCTGACCCTCATCCTCGGCGCGCTGCTCGGCAGCACCGGGGTCACCGTGCTCGGCGTCCTCCCGACCTTCGCCGCCGCCTGCGGGATGGCCGCCCTCGCCGCCGCGCTGGTGTGGACGGTGCCGGGGGACGCCGACCACGGGAGGCCCTCGGCGCGCGGCGGAATGCGGTTCGGCGGCGGACTCGCCGCCCTGCGGCGGTATCCGTCGGCAGGTGCCGTCATCGTCCTGTGCACGGCGTGGGGACTGATCGGCGGCGGGCTCACCGTGCTCCTGGGAATCCTGGGCACCGAGCTGACCGACGACGGGCGGGGCGTGGGAGTCCTCCTCGCCGTCTACGGCACGGGACTGCTGCTCGGCACACTGGTCGTCGGGCGTCTCGCCCCGCGCGTCCTGTCTCGC
The Actinoalloteichus fjordicus DNA segment above includes these coding regions:
- a CDS encoding MFS transporter, which codes for MTDIGAGGAGRIRIWDSKPFRRLWITGLFSSLTQWTMQIALTVGVLASHSGSTLAWMLLAGTVPGLLIGPFAGAVVDHRDPRRVACVGLAVQAVMTLGMGFLLDHSLVAVACCHATASIAHRFPPIALQRLRYAALDETRWPLANAAVSRIMALTLILGALLGSTGVTVLGVLPTFAAACGMAALAAALVWTVPGDADHGRPSARGGMRFGGGLAALRRYPSAGAVIVLCTAWGLIGGGLTVLLGILGTELTDDGRGVGVLLAVYGTGLLLGTLVVGRLAPRVLSRANVGAYAVQGLVWAAVAPLSALLLPVSAALFVMGIAGGFIIGLEITLLLRDVPRELHGRVLGIYLVADGASGQLSLALIGAALGIASAQQIIVVGGLLSVGVTVIAALLFRTAPPRPAAEAAV